CTGGGAGACggagcagctctgcaccacGGCACCGCCGTTCCCACGGGGCCCCCCAGGCCACATCCTTCACCCCAGCTTTGCGCCTCAGTCACAAACCCCATGTGGTGCCCATAGCACAGGGAAGAGGCGGTGTAGATGGTGGCACCAGATGGGGATGGTGTTGGGGACCATCTCTGCAGGGACGTCCCTGATTGCCGGCCACCTCATCCCTGAGGTGTTtgagaccaggttggatgaggctttgagcaacctgatgtagtggaaggtgaccctgcccatggcagggaggtggaactggatgggctttggggtcccttccaacccaaaccattctatggttctaagatTTGGGATACAGCCCCCGgtactggcccaggttgcccagagcagtagtggctgccccatctctgagGTATTCAAGTCCgggttagatggggctttgagactcctgatccagtggaaggtgtccctgcctgcagcagggcatgggactgggtgggctttgaggtcccttccaactcaaaccattccatgatgatCCACATGGAAGCACGACACCAAGCATGACGGGAAGTGAGGTTGGACGAAGCAGCCTGCCCAGGACAGCACATTGGATTGGGGTCCTGGGCAGCCCAGCACAGTCCGAGGATCCCCTGCCAGTGGAGGGATCGGAGCAGGGAGGTCCCTGCCATGATGCCACCATCACCAGCTCCGTTTCTACTGAGCCATGAGGCACTCATTCCACCTCTTCACAGGGATGAGGAGGCTCCAGCCTGCACCAGGCAACCCAGTCCCCACCCGACACCAGCACACCAGCTCACAAGGGAGGAATTGTCTTCCTGCAGCACCATCCGgcccagccccttccctgggatgatggagcagagggacagggacacagggacggGACTTCCGTCGAGTCCCACGTCAGAGGACTGAGATGGTCTCTTGGGAAACTGTTGGGGTGAGTCAGGCTCAGCAAGGTTTGGGACAGGTTTGTGGTGAATCACTGGCCCTGAGAGCCAGGCGGGCCCGTGACTCGCCGCTCCTGGAATCCGGGGTGCTGAGACAGGGTGAGGAGGCAACAGGAGCTGCAGTGATGCTGCGACAGGATGCAGCCAAATCACAGGTGGCAGGAGAAATCATGGAATGATAGAGtcattgaatggtttgagttggaagggacctcaaagcccatccagttccaccccctgccacaggcagggacacctcccatgggatcaggagctccaagccccatccaacctggccttgggcacttccagggatgggacagccaccactgctctgggcaacctgggccagggcctccctactcTCACAGCAAAGAATTTGTTCTTAATATCttatctcagtctcccctctttcagctcaaaacctttctcctcgtcctctccctgcactccctgatccagagctttcctggagctcctttcagcactggaagctgctctaaggtctccctacagccttctcttctccaggctgatcaaccCCAATTCTTTCAGCCTGGCCTTATCTGGGAGGCCAGGGGGCACCTCTTGGTCAAGGGGGGCCCTGTTTGGGCCATGCTTGTGGACATGGAGCAGTGACCCAGCAGTGGGGACCCTGGTGCTACCAGAAGGGCAGAGCATTGCAGGACCACAACTGCCAGGACAAGAGCTCGGGGTTGGGGTGCAGGTGCATCCCAAGTAGTTGGCACTCACCACCATGTCCTGATGGTGTCCCCAACCTGTCTTGGCTCTACCAAGGATAGTAGAGCAGCTACCGTGAGTGCCAGCCCTGCAGTGGTCCGCACCAGCCCTTATCAGGGCTCGTTAGAAAGAAGCATCCTTGCTTGAGGATGCAAAACTTGTGCCCAGTGACATCGCGATGCTCCCAGCCCTGGCATAGCAGATACCCAGAAGCTCCCCCTGCTCCaaactccagggatggaaaaGCCTCTTCCATGCTCCAGCGATGGGATAGAGAGACAAGATCAGCCCAGCCCCAGAAACTGGAGCAACTGGTTTAGCTGGGTCAAAGTGGAGCATGGGGAGTCGCAGTGGCTGAAACCTGTTCCAAGATGTGTGTAAACCTCCTGGCATGTCCCTCACTGCTCCCGGTTTGGTAAGAGCTTGTACTTGGGATCTGCCAGTGCCGACACGCCAGGCGTGCTCTCCccacagctggcagcacagctgcagccagGGGAGCCGACCCCTCTGGCACCCACACGGTGCCCTCACGGCGTCAGGGTTCACCTTTAGGCACCCGGCTCCAGCCAGTCCCACCGCTTGGGGAACACCTGGCCAAACCCTGCTCTCCAGGGGGGTTTAGGGGCTGATAAGAGCCAGGCAGAGCCCCTCCAAGCACAGACGGAGCCCTTGCAGAGGCCAGCGGTTGGACACACAGGCCGTGCCGGTGCCCAGGGCACGGTGGTCCGGGCTCTGCGCCCAACGCAGGGACCAGGGTGAGGTTATTTTTAAGCTCAGGACTGGGTGGCGGTGCCTGTCCCCGTCACGGGCAGCTGCTGCCCAACTGGGCAGGTGGCTCAGCCCCACAAGCCAGGCTTTCCCGGAAGGGGCGGCCAGATCCTGCCTCCTGCCGAGCCACCCTTGGGGACAGGGGCACAGGGGCTCCGCTTGCCACCAGCCCCCACACGGACATTGCTGAGTGAGTGCCACTGGGGTCCTTGTCCGTATCTCCCTGTCCCCAAGCTCTGGGTCCGGCCTCTCCTGGGGCTCACCAGCTCCAGagcctcctccctgccccacagcaaaaATGGGAACTGCACCCTGCTGGGAAGAGGCTCCTGAGCCTCCTCTGCTACCTCCCACTTCCACCTGGGATCCCCACTTTCTTCCAGAATCCCCACCTCCATTCTGCACCCTCACTTCTATGTGAGACCTCCACCTCCCTCCGGGACCTTCACCTTCCTCCAGGATCCCCACTTCCATCCTGGACCCCCATCTCCATCTAGGATCCTCATTTCCATCCTAGACCTTCACCTCCATCTGGGATTCCCACTTCCATCCAAGACCCCCAACTCTCCCTGAGATCCCCACCTCCATCTGGAATCCCCATTTCCATCCAGGACCACTACTTCCCCCTGGGATCCCCATTTCCATCCAGGACCACTTCTTCCCCCTGGGATCCCCATTTCCATCCAGGACCCCCACCTCCATCCAGGACCCCTACTTCCATCTAGGACCCCCACATCTCTCTGGGACTCCCATTTCCAGCCAGGACCCCCACATCCATTCAGACTCCCCTTTCACAGCCACCGCAGCTGCCATGTGCAGGACAAGGGCTGAACCCCCAGGCTCAGAacatcaccccaaaacctccgCCACCCCCAAACCTGGGGGACAGGGTGATTTGGGGTCCTCGGGCAGGGAGTGCCACACAGCCACCGTGTTTCCCAACCACAGGGACAGGAAGTGCGGAAGGTGGAAACAGAGGGAGCAGGATATAATTAGCCCCCAATTAGGACTGGAATCCAGGATaaagagcccagcaccacccGGCTCTTGCGTAAAGCCATGCTGGCAGCTTGGGGGGGATCCCAGAAAGGGGGGACAATCATGCTCGCCCAAGTTTGGGATTCAGCATCGCTGCTCTTCCCCCAGGAATGCCGATGCTGGAGAGGCCACAGTGGTCTCAGCCTGGCCACGCAGATGGGGGGCCGTAAGCAGAGCCACAGCGGGGCCGGGATTATCAGCATCAATGATGCCAGCTCAGGAATCTGGTTTCTTGGCCGCGCCGTTGCTGGAGCAACCTCCAAGCTGGAATTATGCGGCTTTTTGAATCGGACAAGGGGCCTTTCTGTGTGCGGGAAGCAGGCGGACACCCGATAGCCCCCTCCAGTCCCGTCCCCCCCCAGCCTGGCTGGCTCCCATGGCAAGGCCGAGGACACCGGATACCCATGCCTTATTGTCCCAGGGGAGGAGGCTGGGATGGAGCCGGAGTGGCCCCGTGGTGCTGACAGATGGGGGATGCCGGCGGGCGCCGAGCGGGTGACGCTGCGGGGTCAGACCCTGGGTTCTGTGATGCCATGGGGAACGCGGCTGCAAGAGGAGCTGGGGTCCGGTGAAGGATCCAACCCGGGGTCCGGTGAAGGATCCAACCAGCATCTGGTGAGAGATCCAACCCAGCGACCAATGAAGGATCCAGTCCTGGGTCTGGTGAAGGATCTGACCCCAGATCCAGTGAAGGATCCAACCAGGGTCTGGTGAAGGATCCAACCAGGGTCTGGTGAAGGATCCACCCCACGGATGTTGGGCAGAGCAGGCCAGGGGTGACCCCAGTGAGGGACCCTGCTGCCCACCTCACACATCCTCCCGTCCCTTACATCCCACCAGCCTTGTGGGGGTGGCAAGAAGAACAGCCCCCCCCAGGTTTAGCACAGGGAGGGACTCAGAGCCCCCCTCTTGGCATCGCTGCCCGCCACCACCCACAAGCACCAGTGGGGCTGGAAACCCCCCCTCTGCATCACCCTGAGGacggtgtggggcagaggggcaccGTGGGTCCAGGTTCCCCACATCCCGGCCCCAGGGAAGGTGGCACAGGGTGTCCTGGCGGTGCCAGCTGGGCTGTCCAGCCCCGGTATCGGATCCTCCCGGAGGGAGGGGGCTTGGAGCTTATTTAACGTCCCCGGCTGCCCCAGCCTGGCAGACTcggagcagcaggcaggcagcacgGTGGGGAGATCAGGTGAGTGTGGGTCCTGGTCAGAGCACAGGTGCCCCTGCGAGGGGACAAGCGGATGGGACACCCCTCCCACAGGATCACCCCATCCATCCCCGAGAACCCCCAGCCCCCTGTCGGCTCCCTGCCCAGCGCCAAGCGTTTGGAATGAAGGCCATGGCATGAGATGCTTCCCAGCAGGGGATGATGCAGAGGGTGACTGCGATTTGGGGGTGTCCTTAGTGGAAAGGGGAGGCTGGTTGGTGCTCCCCGTAACGCAGCAGGTGCCTCCCTGCAGTTGGAACCATGGCGTCACAGCTGGAAGGAGCCATGGAGACGCTCATCAACGTCTTCCACCATTATTCGGGCAAAGAGGGGGACAAGTACAAACTGAGCAAGAAGGagctgaaggagctgctgcagagtgAGCTGGGATGCTTCCTGGAGGTACAGCCTGGCCATGCTGGGGCACAGGGGCTGGGGATCCCCTTTTTCCTCCATATCCCAGAGCTGTCAAGCCCTGGGGGCTGGGAATGCCCCTTTTCCTCCACGTCCAGGGGCTAACAAAGTGCTGAGGGCTGGGGATTCCCCTTTTCCTCCATGTCCTGGGGGCTACAGAGCCCTGGGTGCTAGGGGTCTCCCTTTTCCTCCATGATCTGGGGGCTACAGAGCCCTGGGTGCTAGGGGTCTCCCTTTTCCTCCATGTCCTGGGGGCTACAGAGCCCTGGGTGCTAGGGGTCTCCCTTTTCATCCATGCCCTGGGACAAGAggtccctccttctctccatgTCCTGGGACAGCTGAGCCCTGGAAACTAGGGCTCCCACTTTCCCTCCATGTCCTGGGGCTACTGAGCCCCAAGGCTCACCCTGTGTGTGTCTCCCCCGTCTCCCAACAGACCCAGAAGGACTCGGGAGCCGTGGAGAAGATCATGCAGGACCTGGATGAGAACGGTGATGGGGAGGTGGACTTCCAGGAGTACGTGGTCCTGGTGGCCGCCCTCACCGTCGCCTGCAACACCTTCTTCTGGGAGAACGCCTGACCCAGGCCGCTCCCCGCCCCACAGCAgccacccacagcacccccaaaatgcAGATCCCCCTCACCATATCCCCagctccccctctgctccccagcacaCCCAGGGGATCCCACCGGGATCCAGCTCCACAATAAAGGCACCGACCCAGCCAGAGGTGTGTTGTAAGCTCCTTCATACCCAGGGCTGGGGGTTCTGCCCTGTCCCTCTTCTTGTGCCTCCAGGGACGCCAGGGAACCTTCCCTCTCCTAAGCCACGGGGTCATGGGGAAAAGCCACTCTGGGTCATCTGAAGTGCCTGGAGACATTCCCGTCTCCACCCTGCACCAGCTCCTTCATCGCACCCTGCGCCTCACCCTACCCCGGAGGCCGGTATCAACCCCAAATCACCCCGGGGTGCAGCAGAGCTTGGGTGGGTGACCCCGACCTGCGTGGGGTGCAGGACACGGGGGTGCAagacagaatcatggaatcatgggatggtttggggaccataggaagggacctcaaagcccatccagttccaccccctggaacacctcccactggatcaggggctccaagccccatgcaacctggccttgaacccctccagggatggggcagccaccactgctctgggcaccctgggccagggcctccctaccctcacaacaaaatatttctccccaagatttcatctcaatctccccttttatagctcaaaaccattccccttgtcctatccctgcactccctgatccagagcccctccccagctctcctggagcccctttcagcactggaagctgctctaaggtctcatGGAGCCTTCAGTTCTCCGGGCcgaacaactccagctctctcagcctgtccttgtatggggACACGAGGGTCTGGAGGGGGTGGCCGCAGGTCAGGACTCGTTGCCGGTCCTGCCAGAGGCGCGGGCACTTTGCCgtgtggggctggaggaacCAGTTCTTATCTCCTCGCCTGCTGGGCCACCAGCCAGCAGCCCCCACGCTCAGGCCTGGACTCACGCAGGGGCCGCTAGCGCCATCATCTGCTGGGGCTGCCGGTCCCAGTGCACCCCAATCGCACCCACAGCTCGGGGTCCCCATCCCAGTACGGCCCCACATGGGAACCGCTGGGGGGAGGGAGGCCACGCCCACACGACCCCTGGCCACGCCCATTCCAAAGGTGGCTATGTCCACTCTACCTGTGGCCATGCCCATGCTGCCCGTGGCCACGCCCACTCTGTCcatagccacgcccccttcctATAACCCCCCCATCAACTCCATCCACAGGCCTGCCCACTTTTGCCCATGGCCCCGCCCTTTCCTCAAAGCCCCGCCCATTCTGTCTGAGGCCCCGACCACTGCTCCTTCTGTATCCACAGCCCCGCACACTTCACCCATGATCACGCCCAGTCCGGTCATGGCCACACCCCCTTCCCACAGTCCTATCTCATTCAGCCACAGCCCCGCCCACTCTTGTCCATGGCCCCGCCTGCTCTTGTCCATGGCTCCGCCCACTCATTCAAGGCCCAGTCTATCACACCTTGGCCCAGCCCAATTCACCCACTGTGTCTCCATTGGCCACGCCCACTCTGCTCATGGCCACTCCCCTTCCCTGAATTTATATTGTCCTCTATGACCCAGCCCACTATGTGGCCCCGCCCTCTCCAGCCACGCCCCGATCCTTCCCGGCCACGCCCACTCATGTATGGCCATGCCTACTTCACCCAAGGTCCCGCCCACTCCTCCCCATGCCCAATCACGCCATTGCCATGCCCATCACAGTCTGGCCCCGCCCATTCCAGGATGAATTTGTCAATCACAATCTGAGGCCGCCCATCATCGCCTGGCCCCGCCCACTCCGGACCGGACAACCAATGGCCGCGGGGGCTGCCCGTTCGTGATGACGCAATGGGTGTGGCTCCGTGCGTCCCTTGCGTCGCCACCGCCATTTTGATCAGCGCGGGAGGTGAGGGGGAGAGAGGGTGCTTCTGTCGTGCAGCCGCCATTTTGTCGCTGGGTGGTTTGAGCGCGGACGGAGCGGGCGGAGGGCGCCGGAATCAGCCCGACACCCCGCGGTCAGCCGCCAGCCAGCTCCAACGACCCCCAACTGAGATCTGGCGACCCGTTTGCTTTGGTGAGTGAGGATTGGATCTGGCGGGGAGGCATTTGGGGAGGCCCCtcaggatggggggggggcgACCTTTGTCCTTTACGGGGTGAGGGGGCCGTGTTTGCGCCTGCCCAGCCCTCGTACACCTAGAGCCGGGCTTTTTTTGcccagaagctggagaaggggctggagttCAGGGGCTCTGAGGGCCCAGGaggtgtttagcctggagaagaggaggctggggggggggggggcctcATCGCTCTCTGAAACTCCCCAAACGGAGGTTGtaaggagggtgctgggctcttcccGCAAGGAACCAAGCGAAGGGATGGGAAGGAACGGCCTGAGGTTGTGTCAGGGTAAGGTTAGATTGACtattggaaaaatttcttcactgaaggagTTTTGctggcataggctgcccagggcagtgggggagtcccgatcgctggaggggttcaaaacccGCGTGGGCGAGGTGCTGTGGGGTGGTTCAGGATTGGGCAGGGACCACTGGACTCGAGGacttcagttctggagtccccgAGGTAAGAAGGAcctggatctgttggagcacctcccgtacgaggccaagctgagagagttgggattgttcaacctggagaagggaaggctctgagaagacgTTAGAGaagctttcagtgctgaacggggctccaggaaagctggggaggggctcttgatcagggagtgcagggacagaacgaggggaacggttttgaggtgaaagaggggagattgagatgagatcttggggagaaatgttttcctgtgagggtgaggaggccctggcccaggttgcccggagcagtggtgactgcccctTCGTGGAGatgttcagggtcaggttggatggggcttggagccccttatccagtgggaggtgttcctggtCCATGACAGAGGGTGGAACTGCATAGGCTTTAacctcccttcccacccaaaccattccatgattctatgatgatctcaaaggtcttttccaaccaagcgattctgtgatctcacagggcagctggagcagcagcccAGGCCGGGCCTCACTTTACCCCCTACCCTCAGTGAGATTAGGGGAGCGGGGCTTCCTCTGTGAGCTGCACTGCGGTGGCTGTTCAGGGAAAAACTgcctttaaaagcatttttacttaaaaacagATGATTCTGGCTTGCTCTTTGGTCAATTTTTAACTGATGATTGTAAAATAAGCGTTTTGCTCAAGGTATTTTGAAGGAAAGTACTTTTTAATCGGTGATCTGAATTTGGTActaattatgttaaaaaaagatgaTTAATCAAATCATAAAATCTTGTAATGGTTTGAGTGGGAGGGGgcctcaaagcctatccagtctcatgcccctgccatgggcagggacatctcccacaggatcaggggctctaaaccccatccaacctgaccttgaccagggatggggcagccaccactgctctgggcatcatgggccagggcttccccaccaTCACAGcgaaacatttctccctgagatctcatctcaatctctcctctttcagctcaaaaccgttcccctcatcctctccctgtgcTCCTTGGTCaagggcccctccccagctttcctggaccccctttccatactggaaactgctctaaggtttccccagagccttcagTCTGCATGGTTGGTGGGTTTGATCTCAGTACATTTCAGTCACATTCATCACTGCCAAAGCACTTGGGCTCTAGCTGTGCTCCAAATATGTGTAACAGCTGAGTTTAAATCCCTTTTCCACTTTTGTGAGATGTGTGGCAATCTCTCGCATTAGAGAACAGTGTTAGGGCGGCAGATGACCTGCCCACCAAACCCATGGATATTAAAATAGCCAAAGCGACTGCACCCTTTACAGTTTATCTCTGACCAAGTGTGGGCAATCGCAACCTTTATATTTGTTAAATATGCAAAACCTCTGTAGAGCAACCTTGGGATTTTATTGTCAAGTATTTAGTGTCCGTTTGAAACAAATTGGGGTTTCCATTTTGCCAATGCTAAACGCTTAGGAAGGGCAGCAGTGTCGCGCGATGCTGTACTAAACAAGACGCTTAGGTGCCATCTTGACTGCTGCTGAGCTGCGGTTTTGCAGCATTCCTCTGGCCAGCagtaaaaatctttctaaagaTGACTTCTTGGTAAGGGTGAGTTAAGTTAACTTTCTGGTTTATTAAACCTGCTTATCATGGCAGTCGGCTggaaaacttatttaaaaaccTGTTGGAATACCAGTTCTTTGCCTCTTTCTTGTATTCTGGCTCCTTTAGAGAAGAGAATCgagtttttcagtgtttagcCCAGCGCATGCAAGgtctttgttctgtttgtgaCCTCTGGTTCTTGTGTTTTGCAGATTCTCTTGATCTGAAGATGGCTGCACAGTCAGCACCGAAGGTTGTACTAAAGAGCACCACCAAGATGTCTCTGAACGAGCGGTGAGGAAGCCAACAGCACCTTCAGctcataagaaatatttttacttaaattatCACTGTCCGGTGTCCAAAAAACAACGTGGTTTCTGCCCTTTTTTAACCTCACTAAAACGAGCAGATGGCTAAGCACCTCTGTCTTAAACTGCAACAGATGTGGTACGCAAGGTTAAAAGGGCAAATGTTTTGGAGAAATTTATCCGTAGCGGTTAAAATTAACCTGTTCAACACGTAAATGTGGTGGGATGTCTTATAACCAAAAAGAGAAACCCCACGCCCTCCCTGTTTCTTCCACATGTTGTTACATTGGTAGAGCCGGCCCTGCAGCCTGGTAGCATGTTACCTGAGCTGCAGCAGGCCTGCTGCTTCGTCCGAGGCAGGCACACGCAAGTGGGCCAGCCTGTAAGAGGCGTGCAGCAGGCCGCCAAACACGCCCAAAGGTCCTTAACATCGTTTTGGGCCTTGTAAGAGGCAAATGCCTTGCTTCacctccatttctttctctcttcttgatttcttttatttcttctgttgagtACTCCTCTTGTTTTTCCATGTCTTTGAGCTCTTGTGTGGTTCTAACAGCAATGCTACAGCTGTGTTTCACCTTCTCACTAATCACACCTGGATTAACTATGTTAGAGTCATCAGACCAGGGATAAAGGAGCCACTTGAGTGTGGTTCTGGCTCTAGCGAGTGCTGCAGTGGAATATATTCTGGGAGCTTCCcacagggaagaggagcagtGAGGCGCAGTACAGGGAGGGCTCGCTGGCCTGTTTCATTTTGGTCAGTCCATATCCCTCATCAGTTGGAGTTCTTCTGCAACCTGGATGCAGTAGGAAGCAGCTGGGTTGCTGCAAAGGAGGCTCGCTGTCTTCCGCTTGTAGGTAGCTCTTAAAGACAGAGGGTTCTTTGTGCACCAAAGAAATGGCCCAGTGAGCTGTTTTTATAAGTGACAGTGCTGAGGTGGTGGCATTTCTTATGCCTCAGTCCTGTGGTGCACCAGGGTCACACTGCTCTGTCCTCAAGGTGATGCCTTCTGGAAATCTGCCTCTAGCACAGAGGTTTTCAACAGTTTTCTCGTGTCTCTGAGGGTTAATTTGGCTTTTTCAGGCAGATTTCAGGTTGCCTGTCCCATCTGCCATGGCCATCTCTGCTTATtgcttgttttcattccttctgtcatttttaaaatcagtaacCTAAAGCTTTTATCACTTCTGAATTAATATCTGACATCATTTCCAAGTTTCCAGTTCTTGCACACTTGTGGAAAACAAGGAACACGTAATCCCATTTGACGTGACCCAAGTACCACTCTTTACGTAAGGTTCATGGGATCTGGAGACCCAGTCTTGAGAACCATGAAATGCCGATAAATGTGTGtaataaagctttatttaaacaCCCGTTTTATTCGACCTTGAAGCTTTACTAACATGCTGAAGAACAAACAGCCGATGCCAGTGAATATTCGGGCTaccatgcagcagcagcagcagctggccaGTGCCAGAAACAGAAGACTGGCCCAGCAGATGGAGAACAGACCTTCTGTCCAGGCTGCTTTGAAGCTCAAACAGGTGAGAGGGGGTGATGTGTTCTGGGCTGCCTGTTGGCACTGTCCCCAGACAGTGGCTGTCCAGGATGTGGTGGAGTTGGAACAGCGCTCCTGACAGTTAAAAATGAGAGACCTGAAAGGGACTTACAGAAAATCCCACTTTGTAATTCAGATAAGTAATGTTTTGTAAGTTGCTTGTTCTCTTGAGtagtggttgccccatccctggaggtgttgaaggtcagattggatggggctttgggcctcctgatccagtgggaagtgtccctccccatggcaggcagtggaactggatggcctttgagggcccttccaacccaaaccgttccatgattctatattatCAGGTTGGGGTTGTTTGGTGCTGGCTGTTCATCTCTTCTCTCTATTTTTGCAGAGTAATGTTCTCATTCGGGGTTTCTGGATCTGCCGAGTGCTCCATCTCGCAATCTAGCTGCACTTAAAGAGTTTCTGCAGGTTGTTTCCAGTCCTTGCTGTCCTGGTGAGGCTGGTGGCTCCCTTCCCCAGATCCACCTTTCCGTGGTGCCCTCCCCTGATCGCAGCTGGCTGCGAGGGACACGCTCAGTTTCTTATTGCCCACAGGTGCTAGGCTGCAGGCCGGGATTTAAGGCATAGTCTCATACATACCTTGTATAGTCTCTGTTGTTCCACATTGCAGCAATGAGTGCTTTGTGTTATGGTGTGCTGCTCAAGCTGCCTTCGGTAGAGCAGAAGACCAAAACAAACATAGGTTTAGGTTTCTCTGCTGCAATCCATGTGCTTCTCCACAACTTTGGACTTTGGGAAAAGGCATAAGGGCAAAATCTCGCTGCAACAGTAGCTGCAATAATGTTTGTCCAGGGCCTGCTTGTTTTCATACAGGGGGGACGGATGACCAGTTGTAAAGAGTAAGTCTGAAGTATTTCACAGTGAAGCTGGATTGAAAGCATGAATTTCTGCTTGTGGAATTGAGGTGTGGCAGGAAAACAGGGAGGAACCAGTCTTTGGGCTGAGCTCTTCAACccatttgggttttgtgttggGTGTAGGTGTACTATGATCTGCTGGAGGTAAATCCTGCAGAGGGTGGCCCGGGAAAGGCACTAGAGGGAAATCTGGAAACTGTTTGTGTTGGGTCTTTGAAGATTGCAGGTTGCTCTGGAAGTGGATGTGGTGATAGGATTTTCAAGAGTACTGTACCAGGAGCTTTATGGGTCATTCCAAATGTGCTCTGTCTGGAAGCACTGAAGAGCATTGATCCCAGAGATGGGTCACCTGTTCCTCAGGAAGGACTTACACGAGTTCCTGTGGCACACAGCTTATGTCAAAGTGTATTTGTCCAGCATCCTCCGCATCAGAGTGC
This window of the Cuculus canorus isolate bCucCan1 chromosome 28, bCucCan1.pri, whole genome shotgun sequence genome carries:
- the S100A1 gene encoding protein S100-A1; translation: MASQLEGAMETLINVFHHYSGKEGDKYKLSKKELKELLQSELGCFLETQKDSGAVEKIMQDLDENGDGEVDFQEYVVLVAALTVACNTFFWENA